A genomic window from Cupriavidus metallidurans CH34 includes:
- the glxR gene encoding 2-hydroxy-3-oxopropionate reductase, translating into MANQRNVGFIGLGIMGAPMAGHLRAAGHTLFVHDVNPAPQFLVDAGVTVCTSAEEVAKRADIVIVMVPDTPHVEAVLFGEKGVAAAFKAAGKEASYSKIVVDMSSISPIATKDFAARINKLGASYLDAPVSGGEVGAKAATLTIMVGGPAEAFDQVKPLFELMGKNITLVGGNGDGQTTKVANQIIVALNIQAVSEALLFASKAGADPAKVRQALMGGFAASRILEVHGERMVKRTFDPGFRIELHQKDLNLALQGAKALGVSLPNTSTAQELFNACAANGFGKLDHSALCRAIEIMSNHEIAKGAK; encoded by the coding sequence ATGGCAAACCAACGCAACGTCGGCTTTATCGGCCTGGGCATCATGGGCGCGCCGATGGCGGGTCACCTGCGCGCCGCCGGCCACACGCTGTTCGTGCATGACGTGAACCCGGCACCGCAGTTCCTGGTGGACGCAGGCGTCACCGTCTGCACCAGCGCCGAGGAAGTGGCCAAGCGTGCCGACATCGTGATCGTGATGGTGCCGGACACCCCGCACGTCGAAGCCGTGCTGTTCGGCGAAAAGGGTGTTGCCGCCGCCTTCAAGGCAGCCGGCAAGGAAGCCAGCTACAGCAAGATCGTCGTGGACATGAGCTCGATCTCGCCGATCGCCACGAAGGACTTCGCCGCGCGCATCAACAAGCTCGGCGCCTCGTACCTTGACGCACCGGTGTCGGGTGGTGAAGTGGGTGCCAAGGCCGCAACGCTGACCATCATGGTCGGTGGCCCGGCCGAAGCGTTCGACCAGGTCAAGCCGCTGTTCGAACTGATGGGCAAGAACATCACGCTGGTGGGCGGCAACGGCGACGGCCAAACCACCAAGGTGGCCAACCAGATCATCGTGGCGCTGAACATCCAGGCCGTGTCCGAAGCGCTGCTGTTCGCGTCGAAGGCTGGTGCCGATCCGGCAAAGGTGCGTCAGGCGCTGATGGGTGGCTTCGCGGCTTCGCGCATCCTGGAAGTGCACGGCGAGCGCATGGTCAAGCGCACCTTCGATCCGGGCTTCCGCATCGAACTGCACCAGAAGGACCTGAACCTGGCGCTGCAAGGCGCCAAGGCACTGGGCGTATCGCTGCCGAACACGTCGACGGCGCAGGAGCTGTTCAACGCGTGCGCCGCGAACGGCTTCGGCAAGCTCGATCACTCGGCACTGTGCCGCGCGATCGAAATCATGTCGAACCACGAGATCGCCAAGGGCGCGAAGTAA
- the hyi gene encoding hydroxypyruvate isomerase, giving the protein MPKLAANLTMLFNEVGFLDRFEAAARAGFRGVEFLFPYAFHADQIADRLNRFQLDLVLHNLPAGKWEAGERGIACHPDRVGEFQDGVGEAIKYAKVLGVRQLNCLVGILPQNVKREQAQETLVENLRFAANALAQEHIDLLVEPINTFDIPGFFLSRTQQAIDLIGQVNAPNLYVQYDIYHMQRMEGEIANTIRANLPKIKHVQLADNPGRNEPGTGEINYQYLFRFLDEIGYQGWIGCEYKPKTTTEAGLGWRAAHGV; this is encoded by the coding sequence ATGCCAAAGCTCGCAGCAAACCTGACGATGCTGTTTAACGAAGTCGGCTTCCTGGACCGCTTCGAGGCCGCCGCCCGCGCCGGATTCCGTGGCGTGGAGTTCCTGTTTCCGTACGCGTTTCACGCCGACCAGATCGCTGATCGCCTGAACCGCTTCCAGCTCGACCTCGTGCTGCACAACCTGCCCGCCGGAAAGTGGGAAGCGGGTGAGCGCGGCATCGCCTGCCACCCGGACCGCGTGGGCGAATTCCAGGACGGCGTGGGCGAGGCCATCAAGTACGCGAAGGTACTGGGCGTGCGCCAGTTGAACTGTCTGGTCGGCATCCTGCCGCAGAACGTGAAGCGCGAACAGGCGCAGGAAACGCTGGTGGAAAACCTGCGTTTCGCGGCCAATGCGCTGGCGCAGGAACATATCGATCTGCTGGTTGAACCGATCAACACGTTTGACATCCCGGGCTTCTTCCTGTCGCGCACGCAGCAGGCGATCGACCTGATTGGTCAGGTCAACGCGCCCAACCTCTACGTGCAGTACGACATCTATCACATGCAGCGCATGGAGGGCGAGATCGCCAATACGATCCGCGCCAACCTGCCGAAGATCAAGCACGTGCAGCTTGCCGACAACCCCGGCCGCAACGAGCCCGGCACCGGCGAGATCAATTACCAGTACCTGTTCCGCTTCCTCGACGAGATCGGCTACCAGGGCTGGATCGGCTGCGAATACAAGCCGAAGACGACCACCGAAGCCGGCCTGGGCTGGCGCGCGGCGCACGGCGTTTGA